One Dioscorea cayenensis subsp. rotundata cultivar TDr96_F1 chromosome 15, TDr96_F1_v2_PseudoChromosome.rev07_lg8_w22 25.fasta, whole genome shotgun sequence genomic region harbors:
- the LOC120276827 gene encoding flavonoid 3'-monooxygenase CYP75B137-like produces MDFILYSIAGLFSLLCFAIASRRWRRRSPPLPPGPIGLPLVGSLFSLDPDLHTHFASLAKTYGPIFSLKLGTKLGVVITSPEISKEVLRDQDAIFANRDVPAVAHIIAYCASDIVWTPDGPTWRMLRKVCVREMLSKASLDGVYGLRRREMRAAVVDLKRSCGKAVDVGAQMFVTVMNVITSTLWGGIVEGEEGRSTVGKEFREVVAEITELLGQPNLCDFFPRLGWMDLQGIEKKMKRNLERFDGIFKRIIYERKGKQEEEGEGGKEKDFLEFMLRLEKEGADAKIPFTMTHVKALLMDMVVGGTETTSNTIEWAMAEMMKKPEIMRKAQEELDQVVGKDSVVEESHILKLPFLGAVIKEVLRLHPALPLLVPHCPSSPSTVAGFSIPQGSRVFINVWAIHRDPSIWENPLEFNPERFLGLDGGKWDYKGNDFSYFPFGSGRRICAGIAMAERMVGYSLATLLHAFDWELPSGSKLDLAEKFGIVLKKAEPLVAIPTPRLHHDLQLYT; encoded by the exons ATGGACTTTATCCTCTACTCCATCGCCGGCCTCTTCTCATTGCTCTGCTTCGCCATCGCTTCCCGGCGATGGCGCCGGCGATCACCTCCCTTACCTCCGGGACCCATCGGCCTCCCATTAGTCGGCAGCCTCTTCTCCCTTGATCCCGATCTCCACACCCACTTCGCCTCACTGGCCAAGACCTATGGTCCCATCTTCAGCCTTAAGCTCGGAACCAAGCTCGGCGTCGTCATCACCTCGCCGGAGATCTCCAAAGAGGTACTCCGAGATCAGGACGCGATCTTCGCGAACCGCGACGTGCCGGCCGTGGCGCACATCATCGCTTACTGCGCATCGGACATCGTCTGGACGCCGGACGGTCCGACGTGGCGGATGCTCCGCAAGGTTTGCGTGCGCGAGATGCTCAGCAAGGCGAGCCTCGATGGGGTCTACGGGCTAAGGCGGCGGGAGATGCGGGCGGCGGTGGTGGATCTGAAGAGGAGTTGCGGGAAGGCGGTGGACGTCGGAGCTCAGATGTTCGTGACGGTGATGAACGTGATAACGAGCACGCTGTGGGGAGGGATTGTGGAAGGGGAGGAAGGGAGGAGCACGGTGGGGAAGGAGTTCAGGGAGGTGGTGGCGGAGATCACGGAGCTTTTAGGGCAACCAAATTTGTGTGATTTTTTTCCGAGATTAGGGTGGATGGATTTGCAAGGGattgagaagaagatgaaaaggaaTTTGGAGAGATTTGATGGGATATTCAAGAGAATTATATATGAGAGGAAGGggaagcaagaagaagaaggggagggaggaaaagaaaaggatttctTGGAGTTCATGTTGAGGTTGGAGAAGGAGGGAGCTGATGCTAAGATTCCTTTCACCATGACTCATGTCAAAGCTCTTCTCATG GATATGGTGGTTGGTGGAACAGAAACAACATCAAACACAATTGAATGGGCAATGGCAGAGATGATGAAGAAGCCAGAGATCATGAGAAAAGCACAAGAAGAGCTAGACCAAGTAGTCGGCAAGGACTCTGTTGTTGAAGAGTCCCACATCCTTAAACTACCCTTCTTAGGGGCAGTAATAAAAGAAGTCCTACGTCTTCACCCAGCCCTCCCACTCCTTGTCCCTCACTGTCCCAGCTCACCCTCCACTGTTGCTGGCTTCTCCATCCCTCAAGGTAGCAGAGTCTTTATCAATGTTTGGGCCATTCACAGGGATCCTTCCATTTGGGAAAATCCACTGGAGTTTAATCCTGAGAGGTTCTTAGGTTTGGATGGGGGTAAGTGGGATTACAAGGGGAATGATTTTAGTTACTTTCCTTTTGGGTCTGGGAGAAGGATTTGTGCAGGGATTGCCATGGCTGAGAGGATGGTTGGCTATTCTTTGGCTACTTTGTTGCATGCTTTTGATTGGGAGCTTCCATCTGGTTCTAAGCTTGATCTTGCTGAGAAATTTGGGATTGTTTTGAAGAAGGCTGAGCCTCTCGTTGCTATTCCGACTCCTAGACTGCATCATGATCTTCAGCTCTATACATGA
- the LOC120277571 gene encoding transcription factor MYB3-like, whose amino-acid sequence MGHTCCSKQKVRRGSWSPDEDQKLFNYMSTHHDTSWPTVAKEAGLERCGKSCRNRWLNHLRPGLKKGLFTAQEQMTIIYLHRVLGNRWSQIARHLPGRNDNQVKNFWNSCIKKKYLAHGLDPQTHKPISTDHGATKDDGENDGGVIIGDGYLDLSLGNDVLLTLPELGEGATKDDGENDGGVIIGDGYMRLLAVVLVSDGGGVALEEEEVVRVVNSRSSKQGRRMRREQLGNIVIVPAARSPVQREYLQFVNRNGYLTLDKN is encoded by the exons ATGGGGCACACCTGCTGCTCCAAACAGAAGGTCAGGAGAGGCTCATGGTCTCCTGACGAGGATCAGAAGCTCTTCAACTACATGTCCACCCATCATGACACCTCCTGGCCCACTGTTGCTAAAGAAGCAg GGCTGGAAAGATGTGGAAAAAGCTGCAGAAATAGATGGCTAAACCATCTAAGACCAGGATTGAAGAAAGGCTTATTCACAGCACAAGAGCAAATGACTATTATATATTTGCACAGGGTTTTAGGCAACAG GTGGTCTCAGATAGCAAGACATTTGCCCGGAAGAAATGACAATCAGGTGAAGAACTTCTGGAACtcttgcataaaaaaaaagtacttgGCTCATGGTTTAGATCCTCAGACTCATAAGCCAATCTCTACTGATCATG GCGCAACTAAGGATGATGGGGAGAACGATGGAGGAGTAATTATAGGAGACGGGTATCTGGACCTGTCGCTAGGTAATGATGTACTGTTAACATTACCTGAGCTTGGTGAAGGCGCAACTAAGGATGATGGGGAGAACGATGGAGGAGTAATTATAGGAGACGGGTATATGCGCCTGTTGGCAG TTGTACTTGTAAGCGATGGGGGTGGGGTGGCGCTGGAAGAGGAAGAGGTGGTAAGGGTAGTCAATAGTAGAAGCAGCAAGCAAGGAAGGAGGATGAGAAGAGAGCAGCTTGGAAACATTGTTATTGTTCCTGCCGCAAGATCACCTGTTCAGAGAGAATATCTTCAATTTGTGAACAGAAATGGTTATTTGACTTTGGATAAAAATTAA
- the LOC120277462 gene encoding peptide-N(4)-(N-acetyl-beta-glucosaminyl)asparagine amidase, protein MVARRFLVSYKDDDFAVDYDTDDGFEVLKFQIFSLTSVPPDDQKIVTEDDDRAISESSDLGIISEKLRVVSLVGEGEGSSRLAEGFEKSDEELARMLQAEEEALLFQEFRANENKEEFEGRIRPYVSQVLLYEDPGRQEAARKSVPVDEIEEKALVALAKEGNFKPLKAEVDHYFLLQLLFWFKQSFRWVNSPPCDNCGSGTNDNGMGTALPSEAKYGGFRVELYKCNCCLTITRFPRYNDPLKLLETRRGRCGEWANCFTLYCRAFGYESRLILDFTDHVWTECFSNFLGRWMHLDPCEAVCDNPLLYEKGWKKSLDYVIAISKNGVYDVTKRYTRKWHEVLSRRNLTTEDVASAVLSSITNECRSRYSSEELRALENRDCKEAEELEKEVHLLVDASVSLPGRRSGASEWRMARSELGTTDSLSSSACPVRLCVDSHVKSIYNALSLFICHAIDNELSKAESLQILKILKGMLENLRASPFKSRKSFLNLKGMQSTKKMMPWIKELLSAISLKGELDDTDQVRVLLACDPVQTSISLPVASDAVDEIIDILNGVTEMKKSTFQFPKLNRLFSGSVLASGEELPFGIATSAFDGIRTSKWEEPNGAKGCWLLYQLDNDQMHDLDSYDLTSANDAPERDPMNWIVEASKDKGQSWDILDEQNSQIFDKRFQRKSFQVQSVHKYNLFRFRFLAVRDPEATSRFQIGSIDLYARAS, encoded by the exons ATGGTGGCTCGCCGGTTCCTCGTCAGCTATAAAGACGATGACTTTGCCGTCGACTATGACACTGATGATGGATTCGAG GTTCTCAAATTCCAGATTTTTTCTCTCACGTCAGTTCCTCCGGATGATCAGAAG ATCGTGACAGAGGATGATGATCGGGCCATTAGCGAGTCCTCTGATCTAGGAATCATCTCTGAGAAGTTGCGGGTTGTGTCTTTGGTTGGTGAAGGGGAGGGAAGTTCGAGACTTGCGGAGGGTTTTGAGAAGTCTGACGAGGAATTGGCTCGAATGTTGCAg gCAGAAGAGGAGGCTCTTCTCTTCCAAGAGTTTCGGGCTAATGAAAATAAGGAGGAGTTTGAGGGAAGGATCAGGCCATATGTTTCTCAGGTCCTCTTG TATGAGGATCCAGGCCGGCAGGAGGCGGCAAGGAAATCTGTGCCAGTTGATGAAATTGAGGAGAAGGCATTGGTTGCTTTGGCCAAG GAGGGGAATTTTAAACCGTTGAAGGCTGAGGTGGATCATTACTTTCTGCTGCAATTATTGTTCTGGTTTAAACAATCCTTTAG ATGGGTTAATTCACCACCTTGTGATAATTGTGGTAGCGGAACCAATGACAATGGAATGGGTACTGCACTTCCTTCTGAAGCGAAATATGGAGGATTTCGAGTTGAACTTTATAA GTGTAATTGTTGTTTGACTATAACTCGTTTTCCACGTTACAATGATCCACTGAAG CTTCTGGAAACTAGGAGAGGGCGTTGCGGAGAGTGGGCCAATTGTTTTACACTCTATTGCCGAGCTTTCGGCTATGAATCTCGTTTG ATACTGGACTTCACTGATCATGTGTGGACCGAgtgtttttcaaatttcttgggGAG ATGGATGCATCTTGATCCATGTGAAGCCGTATGTGATAATCCTCTGTTATATGAGAAAGG CTGGAAAAAGAGTCTGGATTATGTAATTGCCATCTCAAAGAATGGAGTTTATGATGTCACGAAGCGATACACAAGGAAGTGGCATGAG GTTCTGTCACGAAGAAACCTGACAACAGAAGATGTCGCCTCTGCTGTTCTTTCTTCTATTACAAATGAATGTCGTAGTAGATATTCATCTGAAGAACTTAGAGCACTTGAAAATCGTGATTGTAAGGAAGCAGAAGAACTAGAGAAAGAGGTCCATCTTCTAGTGGATGCTTCTGTATCACTTCCAGGGAGACGAAGTGGGGCCTCTGAATGGCGAATGGCAAGATCTGAATTGGGCACTACTGACTCTTTAAGTTCTTCTGCATGCCCAGTCAGATTATGTGTGGATAGCCATGTCAAAAGCATTTATAAtgctttatctctttttatatgcCATGCTATAGATAATGAGCTTTCAAAAGCAGAATCCTTGCAAATTCTAAAGATTCTGAAAGGCATGCTGGAGAATCTTAGAGCATCTCCTTTCAAGTCCCGGAAATCTTTCTTAAATTTAAAGGGAATGCAATCTACCAAAAAGATGATGCCTTGGATCAAGGAATTACTCTCTGCTATTTCCTTAAAGGGAGAATTGGATGATACAGACCAAGTGCGTGTTCTCCTGGCTTGTGATCCAGTTCAAACTTCCATATCTTTACCGGTGGCATCAGATGCAGTTGATGAAATAATTGACATTCTTAATGGTGTTACAGAAATGAAGAAAAGTACTTTCCAATTTCCTAAACTCAATAGATTATTTTCTGGTTCAGTTCTTGCCAGTGGTGAGGAGCTTCCCTTTGGTATT GCTACATCAGCATTTGACGGTATCCGCACGTCTAAATGGGAAGAACCTAATGGTGCAAAAG GATGTTGGCTGTTATACCAGTTGGATAATGACCAAATGCATGATCTTGACTCCTATGACTTGACTTCAGCTAATGATGCCCCAGAGAGAGATCCCATGAACTG GATTGTCGAGGCAAGCAAAGACAAAGGTCAAAGTTGGGATATTTTAGATGAAcaaaattctcaaatatttgATAAGCGCTTTCAgcgaaaatcatttcaagtacaaTCAGTGCACAAGTATAATCTATTCAG ATTTCGCTTTCTTGCTGTCAGAGATCCTGAAGCAACTTCTAGGTTCCAGATAGGAAGCATCGACCTGTATGCGCGAGCCAGCTAG
- the LOC120276747 gene encoding 3-hydroxybutyryl-CoA dehydrogenase, with protein sequence MAERQLIGVVGGGQMGSGIAQLAAVAGFHVLLYDSNADVLVRANSSISSSIRRLVSKGQLSQSASDDAMKNLKFAQNLEDFRDADVIIEAIVESEVVKKTLFLELDKIAKVSAILASNTSSISITRLASTTSRPSQVIGMHFMNPPPIMKLIEIIRGADTSDAVYATVKSLAERLGKTVICSQDYPGFIVNRILMPMINEAFYTLYTGVATKEDIDTGMKLGTNHPMGPLELADFIGLDVCLSIMNVLHEGLGDSKYSPCPLLVQYVDAGRLGRKKGIGVYSYQKEPAKLKPSSSL encoded by the exons ATGGCGGAGCGACAGCTGATCGGAGTGGTGGGAGGCGGCCAGATGGGCTCCGGCATCGCCCAGCTTGCCGCCGTCGCTGGCTTCCATGTGCTTCTCTATGACTCCAACGCCGATGTCCTTGTAAGGGCCAATAGCTCCATCTCCTCTTCCATCCGCCGCCTCGTTTCCAAGGGCCAACTCTCCCAG TCAGCAAGTGATGATGCCATGAAAAACCTGAAATTCGCACAAAATTTGGAAGATTTTAGAGATGCTGATGTTATAATTGAAGCCATTGTGGAGTCTGAAGTTGTAAAGAAGACTTTGTTTTTGGAACTTGACAAGATTGCAAAAGTTTCTGCAATTTTGGCATCTAATACTAGTTCCATTTCCATCACTCGCCTTGCTTCGACAACCAGTCGTCCTTCCCAG GTGATAGGTATGCACTTTATGAATCCACCACCAATAATGAAACTAATCGAGATCATTAGAGGAGCTGATACTTCAGATGCGGTGTATGCCACAGTAAAATCCTTGGCAGAAAG GCTCGGAAAAACAGTGATATGTTCTCAAGATTACCCAGGGTTCATTGTCAACCGGATACTGATGCCAATGATCAATGAGGCATTCTACACACTTTACACCGGCGTTGCAACAAAAGAAGACATAGACACTGGCATGAAGTTAGGGACAAACCATCCAATGGGTCCTTTAGAGCTTGCTGATTTCATTGGACTGGATGTTTGCCTCTCTATAATGAATGTACTTCATGAAGGCCTTGGGGACAGCAAGTATAGTCCATGTCCTCTTCTTGTTCAGTATGTTGATGCTGGTCGCTTGGGAAGAAAGAAGGGCATTGGAGTGTACTCATACCAAAAGGAGCCTGCAAAACTTAAGCCATCATCCTCACtatga